The nucleotide window CGGCGGCGGGTTCGGTAGAAGACATAACGTCTATGATACCAAGCGGCCGTGGCCGCGCCGGGTGAGAAAAACCTTGAGCTTAGGTGTCCTTGAGCCCGCGGATCTCCTCGATGAAGCGCTCGAGGCTGTCGAATTCGCGGTACACGCTGGCGAAGCGGATGTAGGCCACCTCGTCGAGCGGTTTTAAGAAAGCCATGGCGCGGCGTCCGACCTCTTCCGAGGAGATCTCGTGCGCCCCGGTTTCGTCCTCGAAGGAGTTGGCGAAGGTGCGCAGCGCCTCTTGCGCGACCGGACGCTTCTCGGTGGCCAGCAGCAGGCCGCGCAACAGCTTGTCCGGGTTAAAGGCCTCGCGCGAGCCGTCGCGCTTGAGCACCATCAGCGGCTCGAGCTGCGCGCGCTCGTAGGTGGTAAAACGCCGACCGCAGGCCCCGCACTCGCGGCGGCGGCGGATGGCTCCGCCCTCGTCGGAGGGGCGCGAGTTCACCACGCGGGTGTCCGGTGCCGAGCAGTACGGGCAGCGCATTACTCCCAGTCCTCGCCCAAGTTGCCCTGGAACTCCATCTCGAGCGAGGGCAGGTCGGGCAGCGGCACCGGGATCACGTTGCCGCCGATGTGTGCCAGATGCGGGTCGGCCAGGGCGATCACCAGCTCGCACAGGCCACGGTCGTGCTCCTCGCTTCCGGCGGACCTCGAGGGCAGCAGCAGGTTCACGCGCAGCCGCTCTTGCAGGGCGTGGGTGGTGAGCTGCTCCAGAGCGCCGCGCAGCGCGTGCATGTGCAGTTTGTCGGCGCTCAGCGGGGGGCCGATCAGGGTGGTCCAGGTCTCGGGCAGCGCCCGCTCGAGGGACTGCAAGATCAGCAGGGTGGAGCGGACGTTCCAGGAGGTCAGGTCGTTCCATTCGGAGGCCGGGAGGTAGTCGAAGTTGGAGTGGCTGACCTTGTCGGCCACGTGCACCACCCCGTGCAGCGACCCGAAGATCTCGAGGATCTTTTCCTGAGCGCCGGTCCAGTCGAGCAGCCCGGTTCCCTCGGACTTGATCGGGATCGCGCTGCCGCCCTGGGCTTCGATGCGCGAGGCCAACTGCGAGGCGGCCTCCGCGTTGCCGCCGATCAGGACCACCGTCGCACCCTGCGTGGAGAGCGCGGTGGCGATGCTGCGTCCGAAGCCGGACTCGGCAGCGGTCACGGCGATGACCTGCCCCTCGAGGCGGCTGGCACTCACGGAGTCCTCCTGTGTCGCATAGAGCCCATAAGTTTCAGTGTAGCGCACCCGGACCGCTCTTTACCGGCGGTTCAGGCGGTGGGCCGCGGCGGCACTCAGTGGCCCTGCGCGCT belongs to Deinobacterium chartae and includes:
- the nrdR gene encoding transcriptional regulator NrdR — its product is MRCPYCSAPDTRVVNSRPSDEGGAIRRRRECGACGRRFTTYERAQLEPLMVLKRDGSREAFNPDKLLRGLLLATEKRPVAQEALRTFANSFEDETGAHEISSEEVGRRAMAFLKPLDEVAYIRFASVYREFDSLERFIEEIRGLKDT
- a CDS encoding SDR family NAD(P)-dependent oxidoreductase, giving the protein MSASRLEGQVIAVTAAESGFGRSIATALSTQGATVVLIGGNAEAASQLASRIEAQGGSAIPIKSEGTGLLDWTGAQEKILEIFGSLHGVVHVADKVSHSNFDYLPASEWNDLTSWNVRSTLLILQSLERALPETWTTLIGPPLSADKLHMHALRGALEQLTTHALQERLRVNLLLPSRSAGSEEHDRGLCELVIALADPHLAHIGGNVIPVPLPDLPSLEMEFQGNLGEDWE